A region from the Rufibacter sp. DG15C genome encodes:
- a CDS encoding proline iminopeptidase-family hydrolase — protein MNCKQILTMSLAAAGLLSFSCQRDRTTEDTLPTVAPGLTAAYFQKTEAGVQDGGVQMIPIKTPKGEFKVWTKRFGNNPKMKVLLLNGGPGATHEYFEAFENFLPAEGIEFIYYDQLGCGNSQDPKDASMWDLPRFVEEVEQVRRALNLTKDNFYILGHSWGGILALEYALKYQDNLKGLIISNMMASAPDYGKYADEVLAKQLDPKVLAEVRAIEDRKDFTNPRYMELLMPHFYTKHILRLPLDQWPEPVNRSFSKMNQSLYVTMQGPSEFGISGKLETWDRTADLPKVTVPTLTVGAQFDTMDPEHMKMMAAKVQNGTYLYCPKGSHMSLYDDQETYFKGLIKFIKGVDGGQKEVPL, from the coding sequence ATGAACTGCAAACAAATTTTAACCATGAGTCTAGCGGCGGCAGGCTTGCTTTCCTTTTCCTGCCAACGAGACCGAACCACCGAAGATACCCTGCCTACCGTTGCACCGGGTTTAACCGCCGCCTATTTCCAGAAGACGGAAGCTGGCGTGCAGGATGGTGGCGTGCAGATGATTCCCATCAAGACTCCCAAAGGCGAGTTTAAAGTCTGGACCAAGCGCTTCGGGAACAACCCCAAGATGAAGGTCCTCTTGCTGAATGGCGGCCCCGGTGCTACCCATGAATACTTTGAGGCGTTTGAGAATTTCTTACCGGCAGAGGGCATTGAGTTCATCTACTATGACCAACTGGGCTGCGGCAACTCACAGGACCCCAAGGATGCGTCCATGTGGGATCTTCCCCGCTTTGTGGAAGAGGTAGAGCAGGTACGCAGAGCCCTGAATTTAACCAAAGACAATTTCTACATCTTGGGCCATTCCTGGGGCGGCATCCTGGCCTTGGAATATGCACTCAAGTACCAGGACAACCTCAAAGGCCTCATCATCTCCAACATGATGGCCAGCGCCCCAGATTATGGCAAATACGCCGATGAGGTTTTGGCCAAGCAACTGGACCCTAAAGTACTAGCTGAGGTGCGCGCTATTGAAGACCGCAAAGACTTCACCAATCCCCGCTACATGGAGCTCCTGATGCCCCATTTCTACACCAAGCACATCCTGCGCCTACCGCTGGACCAGTGGCCAGAGCCCGTGAACCGCTCCTTTTCCAAAATGAACCAGTCCTTGTACGTGACCATGCAGGGCCCCAGCGAGTTTGGCATCTCTGGCAAGCTGGAAACCTGGGACCGCACCGCCGACCTACCTAAAGTAACGGTTCCTACCCTCACGGTGGGCGCGCAGTTTGACACCATGGACCCCGAGCACATGAAGATGATGGCCGCCAAAGTGCAGAACGGCACGTACCTGTACTGCCCAAAGGGAAGTCACATGAGCTTGTATGACGACCAGGAGACTTATTTTAAGGGATTGATCAAATTCATCAAAGGAGTGGACGGCGGCCAGAAGGAAGTCCCGCTTTAA
- a CDS encoding phospho-sugar mutase: MENNLSLDAAVQAKLDTWLQGGYDQETKAHLQQLMASQDTDTLTDCFYKDLEFGTGGLRGIMGIGSNRMNRYTVGMATQGLSNYLLKSFPDQEVSVAIAHDSRNNSDVFANVVADVFSGNGIKVYFFKELRPTPELSFAIRHLGCQSGVVLTASHNPKEYNGYKAYWNDGGQVTAPHDKNIIAEVNKIQDLSQVKFTRDASKIEYILEEVDEAYLDKVARLSVDPAVIERQKDLKIVYTPIHGTGITLVPRALERFGFTNVHVVEEQATPDGNFPTVVYPNPEEKEAMTLAMNKARELDADLVLATDPDADRVGIAVKNHKGEFVLINGNQTAALLTYYVLSAWKKAGKLTGNEYIVSTIVTTDLINRIAEGFGVDCYETLTGFKYIATIMREKEGQAQYICGGEESYGFLVGDFVRDKDAVSSCAMIAEMAASAKDQGKTLFELMIQMYQEFGFYKEDLISITKKGHRGALEIQEMMQELRENPPKTIAGSKVVEISDYKTGFRRNLLTREEHATGLESSNVLQYLTEDGTKVSARPSGTEPKIKFYFSVKEPLASANDFDKVSQQLEQKIDAVITDLKLR; this comes from the coding sequence ATGGAGAATAATTTGTCATTAGACGCGGCCGTACAGGCCAAACTTGATACGTGGCTGCAAGGTGGCTATGACCAGGAAACCAAAGCACACCTGCAGCAATTAATGGCTAGCCAGGACACAGACACCCTCACCGATTGCTTTTACAAGGACCTTGAATTTGGGACGGGCGGTCTGCGCGGCATCATGGGCATAGGCAGCAACCGCATGAACCGCTACACTGTGGGCATGGCTACCCAGGGCTTAAGCAACTACTTGTTAAAATCATTTCCAGACCAGGAAGTCTCTGTGGCCATTGCGCATGACAGTCGCAACAACTCAGATGTGTTTGCCAACGTGGTGGCTGATGTCTTCTCGGGCAACGGTATCAAGGTGTACTTCTTCAAAGAGTTGCGCCCTACGCCAGAGCTGTCCTTCGCCATCCGGCACCTAGGTTGCCAAAGCGGGGTGGTTTTAACCGCCTCACACAACCCGAAAGAGTACAACGGCTACAAGGCCTACTGGAACGACGGCGGCCAGGTAACGGCCCCTCATGACAAAAACATCATAGCAGAGGTAAACAAGATCCAGGATTTGAGCCAGGTGAAATTTACCCGCGATGCTTCTAAGATTGAGTACATTCTGGAGGAAGTGGATGAAGCCTATCTGGACAAAGTCGCCCGCCTATCTGTGGATCCAGCCGTGATTGAGCGCCAGAAGGACTTGAAAATCGTCTACACGCCTATTCATGGCACGGGCATTACTTTGGTTCCGCGTGCCTTGGAGCGCTTCGGTTTCACCAACGTGCACGTAGTAGAGGAGCAGGCCACGCCCGACGGCAACTTCCCAACGGTGGTATATCCTAACCCCGAGGAGAAAGAGGCCATGACCCTGGCCATGAACAAAGCCCGCGAACTGGACGCTGACTTGGTGTTGGCCACCGACCCTGACGCTGACCGCGTGGGTATTGCCGTGAAAAACCACAAAGGCGAATTCGTTTTAATCAACGGAAACCAGACCGCAGCCTTGTTGACCTACTATGTCTTGAGCGCTTGGAAGAAAGCAGGTAAACTGACGGGCAACGAGTATATTGTGAGCACCATTGTGACCACAGACCTCATCAACCGCATCGCCGAAGGCTTTGGCGTAGACTGTTATGAGACCTTGACCGGCTTTAAGTACATTGCCACCATCATGCGCGAGAAAGAGGGCCAGGCCCAATACATATGCGGCGGCGAGGAAAGCTACGGATTCTTGGTGGGTGATTTTGTACGCGACAAGGATGCTGTGTCTTCCTGCGCCATGATCGCGGAGATGGCGGCATCGGCTAAAGACCAAGGCAAGACTTTATTTGAGCTCATGATCCAGATGTACCAGGAGTTTGGCTTCTACAAAGAAGATCTTATCTCTATCACCAAAAAGGGCCACCGAGGAGCCTTGGAGATACAAGAGATGATGCAGGAACTGCGGGAGAACCCACCTAAGACCATTGCTGGATCAAAAGTGGTGGAGATAAGTGACTATAAAACTGGGTTCAGACGCAATTTATTGACAAGGGAAGAACATGCCACTGGCCTGGAAAGCTCAAATGTGCTACAATACCTCACCGAAGACGGGACCAAAGTATCTGCCCGCCCTTCAGGCACTGAACCTAAGATCAAGTTCTACTTTAGTGTCAAAGAGCCCTTGGCCTCTGCCAATGATTTTGACAAGGTGAGCCAGCAACTGGAGCAGAAGATAGACGCGGTGATTACTGACCTAAAATTGAGATAA
- a CDS encoding pitrilysin family protein, whose protein sequence is MKHIQKLSYLLLFTVVLIACQKLSKSNADKTEFKVDYEKFTLDNGLQVVFHVDKSDPVVAVALTSHVGSAREKEGRTGFAHLFEHLLFLESENLGKGGLDKMSARIGGSGANGSTSRDRTNYYQTVPNDALEKMLWAEADKLGWFINTVTEEVVNKEKQVVKNEKRQSYDNAPYGHTSYVIDQNLYPANHPYHWQVIGSLEDLQNATLADVKEFYRRWYAPNNVTLVVSGDFEPGQAKEWVEKYFGEIKKGESIPKMEKRPAVLSETKKLYHEDNFARLPELTLAWPTVYTYHPDSYALRVLSTYLSEGKKAPFNQVIVDEKQLAPRVSIYNNNSEIAGQLMLSVRGYDKVDLNKIHSAIQESFAKFEKEGITEADLSRIKAGQEVAFYNGLASVQGKGFQLAQYQIFAGDPGFVTKDIANMMAVSVADVKRVYNQYIKGKHYVATSFVPKGQTNLILAGSKKASVVEEKIVEGAEEKFDLNAKTTYERTPSKFDRTVEPAYGKSPEISVPAVWETKLDNGMRVLGIENREVPLVQFNLRIKGGLLLENPAKVGVANLLAESLTKGTKNKTTAQLEEAIDALGATITISADDEEISVNGRTLARNYAATMALVKEMLSEPRWDAKEFDLSKQKTESQIKGQKANPNSIASNQFKQILYGKDHILANNILGTESSLKAITLQDLQSYYNANFSPTLAAFHVVGALEKDQAVTALNGLNQNWKAKEVFMPTVATPAAPTASKIYFYDVPGAKQSVLRFGYLALPATHPDYYPVQVMNYILGGGSFASQLTQQLREGKGYTYGISSSFSGTTLPGPFMIQSGVRSNVTYESTSLVREILKNYGPTFSPQDLDVTKGFLVKSTARAFETMGAKLNMLQNISAYNWPYDYAKQREALVKGMTVDKIKTLANQYVNPDKMYYLIVGDAATQLKKLEDLGYGKPVLLN, encoded by the coding sequence ATGAAACATATCCAAAAACTAAGCTATCTCCTGTTATTCACGGTGGTATTGATTGCCTGCCAGAAGCTGAGCAAGTCTAATGCAGACAAAACCGAATTCAAGGTGGATTATGAGAAATTCACGCTGGACAACGGCCTGCAGGTGGTCTTCCATGTAGACAAGTCTGATCCCGTGGTGGCCGTGGCCCTGACCAGCCACGTAGGCTCCGCCCGCGAGAAGGAAGGACGCACCGGTTTTGCCCACTTGTTTGAGCATTTGTTGTTTTTAGAGTCTGAGAACCTGGGCAAAGGCGGTTTGGACAAAATGAGCGCCCGCATTGGCGGATCTGGGGCCAATGGCTCCACCAGCCGCGACCGCACCAACTACTACCAGACCGTGCCCAATGACGCCCTGGAGAAAATGCTCTGGGCCGAGGCCGACAAGCTGGGCTGGTTCATCAATACCGTGACTGAGGAAGTGGTGAACAAAGAAAAGCAGGTGGTAAAAAACGAGAAGCGCCAGAGCTATGACAACGCTCCCTACGGCCATACTTCCTACGTGATTGACCAGAACCTCTACCCGGCCAACCACCCCTACCACTGGCAGGTGATCGGGTCTCTGGAGGATTTGCAGAACGCAACACTGGCAGACGTGAAGGAATTCTACCGCCGCTGGTACGCGCCCAACAACGTGACCCTGGTGGTGAGCGGCGACTTTGAGCCGGGTCAGGCCAAGGAGTGGGTGGAGAAATACTTCGGGGAGATCAAGAAGGGCGAGAGCATCCCGAAGATGGAGAAGCGCCCCGCCGTGCTCTCTGAGACCAAGAAACTGTACCATGAAGACAACTTCGCGCGTCTGCCCGAGCTGACCCTAGCTTGGCCGACGGTGTATACCTATCATCCAGATTCCTACGCCCTGCGCGTGCTGTCTACCTATTTGTCTGAAGGCAAGAAGGCCCCTTTCAACCAGGTGATTGTAGACGAGAAGCAACTGGCGCCGCGCGTGAGCATCTACAACAACAACTCTGAGATTGCCGGCCAGCTGATGCTGAGCGTGCGCGGTTATGACAAAGTGGACTTGAACAAAATCCACAGCGCCATCCAAGAGTCCTTCGCGAAGTTTGAAAAGGAGGGTATCACCGAGGCGGACTTGAGCCGCATCAAGGCCGGTCAGGAAGTAGCCTTTTACAACGGCCTGGCCAGCGTGCAGGGCAAGGGCTTTCAGTTGGCGCAATATCAGATTTTTGCAGGAGACCCGGGCTTTGTGACCAAGGACATTGCCAACATGATGGCCGTGAGCGTAGCCGATGTGAAGCGCGTGTACAACCAGTACATCAAAGGTAAACACTACGTAGCCACCAGCTTCGTGCCTAAAGGCCAGACCAACCTGATCCTAGCCGGTTCTAAAAAGGCCAGCGTGGTAGAAGAGAAGATTGTAGAAGGCGCCGAAGAGAAATTCGACCTGAACGCCAAGACCACCTATGAGCGCACACCTTCCAAGTTTGACAGAACGGTAGAGCCGGCGTATGGCAAAAGCCCTGAGATCAGCGTGCCCGCCGTCTGGGAGACCAAGTTAGACAATGGCATGCGCGTGCTGGGCATTGAAAACCGCGAGGTGCCCTTGGTGCAATTCAACCTGCGCATCAAAGGGGGTTTGTTGCTAGAGAATCCTGCCAAAGTGGGAGTAGCCAATCTTCTAGCCGAAAGTCTGACCAAAGGCACTAAGAACAAAACCACCGCCCAACTTGAGGAAGCCATAGACGCGCTGGGCGCCACCATCACCATCTCCGCAGATGATGAGGAGATCAGCGTGAACGGTAGAACCTTGGCCCGCAACTATGCCGCCACCATGGCCCTGGTGAAGGAGATGCTATCGGAGCCGCGCTGGGACGCCAAGGAGTTTGACCTGAGCAAGCAGAAGACTGAGAGCCAGATCAAAGGCCAGAAAGCCAACCCCAACTCCATTGCCAGCAACCAGTTCAAGCAGATTCTGTACGGCAAGGACCATATCCTGGCCAATAACATCCTGGGTACCGAGTCTTCCTTGAAAGCCATCACCCTACAAGACCTGCAGAGCTATTATAACGCTAACTTCTCCCCAACTTTAGCGGCCTTCCATGTAGTGGGTGCTTTGGAGAAAGACCAGGCTGTAACCGCCTTGAACGGCTTGAATCAGAACTGGAAAGCGAAGGAAGTGTTCATGCCTACGGTTGCTACTCCGGCTGCGCCAACCGCTTCTAAGATTTACTTCTATGACGTGCCGGGCGCCAAGCAGAGTGTGCTGCGCTTTGGGTATCTGGCCTTGCCGGCCACGCATCCAGACTATTACCCGGTACAGGTGATGAACTACATCTTGGGCGGCGGTAGCTTTGCCTCTCAGTTAACCCAGCAGCTCCGCGAGGGCAAGGGCTACACGTACGGCATCAGCTCCTCTTTTTCGGGGACTACCCTGCCGGGCCCGTTCATGATCCAGAGCGGCGTTCGTTCTAATGTGACCTATGAGTCCACCAGCCTGGTGCGCGAGATCCTAAAGAACTACGGTCCCACTTTCTCTCCGCAGGATCTGGACGTGACCAAGGGATTCTTGGTGAAAAGCACCGCCCGTGCCTTTGAGACCATGGGCGCCAAGCTGAACATGCTGCAAAACATTAGCGCCTACAACTGGCCGTATGACTACGCCAAACAGCGCGAAGCACTGGTGAAAGGCATGACCGTAGACAAGATCAAGACGCTAGCCAACCAGTATGTAAACCCAGACAAGATGTACTACCTGATTGTAGGAGACGCGGCCACCCAGCTTAAGAAACTAGAGGACTTGGGCTACGGCAAACCGGTTCTTTTGAACTAA
- a CDS encoding DUF5694 domain-containing protein codes for MKKIFLLACSFLCVIMHLNGQDLKSLLKKVPTVPEKDKVQIMVLGSNHFGQENLYKNSPKADLFTAERQKEVAEINKLLLQYKPDMIMIENNPEEQASVDSLYTLFKTGKIELKDINYGRAERYQFGYNLAKQLHHDRIFGVDHYESVSNRILASGQNIEYYNDALKTFNGIGSASTEAFKAGTLSLKDYLIFLNSPQVNNLAYDLFYVTPAKVRNSVFVNAPAQYNDSVHVSKQYIGAEFISLFYEREVKIYSNIVTTQLANKGKRLLVIMGQRHGAALPKIIANDPNFTVVPVSKYLK; via the coding sequence ATGAAAAAGATTTTCCTCCTTGCCTGTTCGTTCCTATGCGTCATCATGCACTTAAATGGACAAGACCTCAAGTCCCTGTTAAAGAAAGTACCTACTGTCCCTGAAAAAGACAAGGTGCAGATCATGGTGTTGGGCAGCAACCATTTTGGTCAAGAGAACTTATACAAAAACTCTCCCAAGGCAGACTTATTCACAGCAGAAAGACAGAAGGAGGTGGCAGAAATCAACAAGCTGTTGCTGCAATACAAACCTGACATGATCATGATAGAGAATAACCCAGAAGAGCAAGCTTCTGTGGACAGTCTTTATACCTTGTTCAAGACGGGTAAAATTGAATTAAAAGATATTAACTACGGCCGAGCCGAGCGTTATCAGTTTGGCTATAATTTGGCCAAGCAACTGCACCATGACCGCATTTTTGGGGTAGACCATTATGAGAGCGTGTCTAACCGTATTCTGGCTTCGGGGCAGAATATTGAGTACTACAATGATGCCCTTAAAACCTTCAATGGCATTGGGAGCGCGTCCACAGAGGCATTTAAAGCAGGGACCTTATCCTTAAAAGACTACCTCATTTTTCTAAACTCGCCACAGGTAAACAATTTGGCCTATGACCTTTTTTACGTAACCCCGGCTAAGGTTAGGAACAGTGTCTTTGTAAACGCCCCCGCCCAATACAATGACTCAGTACACGTGAGCAAGCAATACATAGGCGCAGAGTTTATTTCTTTGTTTTATGAGCGCGAAGTGAAGATTTATTCCAACATTGTTACCACGCAACTTGCCAACAAAGGCAAGCGACTCTTAGTCATTATGGGACAAAGACACGGCGCCGCCTTGCCTAAGATTATAGCCAATGATCCCAACTTTACCGTGGTGCCGGTGTCTAAGTATTTAAAGTAG
- a CDS encoding FG-GAP-like repeat-containing protein, protein MKVPSAAFTGPIRVTTPSGTALSAPFTVQRTTNSYTFTANNTFTYSQQAYNGNQIYSTPTFTDIDRDGLIDLIIGTYDGNIELHEQNAVNSGTFAIVNKLFIPSTGVRNTSPTITDLDGDGLFDIIVGNGDGFLKHYKQNASNSLAFTLQAGDFLNTSFGKYAAPTVSDLDGDGLLDFLIGMQDGSLQHFEQDAANGLTFTRRTAATGTFSNIDINRTHGNAQPKVLDLDGDGLLDLVIGGYNGFTYYFEQTAANALTFDGGATLIGDIGDLVTPAFTDINGDGLLDLALGEWNSNMTFYSQQASPKADVGVTLSTSGGPYTVGKTLTFTVMVTNSGPNAASGITVKDLLDPAKFQNITSTDPTYDAANRTWNVGSLVANASKTLTITAQPLATGTISILAKQAHAEVDLNTTNDSQTASITVVPSADIEVKNVASKAVYYSGEVVEFTISAKNLGPNVANNVVVQSKLPTNLYISGTVPSGYDSLSGNWTVGTLALNETKTLILKARQAASNLGSFTSTATLLDRGTNEADLNTNNNTSSTTITISPAADIAITNAVSTTTPTQGATFTYTIKATNNGPNNASNVVISGTVPAGLTFSGATPTSGSATIGAGTISWNAGLILKNTTQTLVLTAISNTVGAITYSMSQTHTEYDSNTGNNSASQTINVAPTADIKVENLVTSTPVVAGKYSNDEVVTYQVNVTNNGPSSATNVKVKDLLPSTLKDITFTAPSGSTYSATSGEWLITSLTSGSTTTLLLNAKVKESAVINTSASLVSLDQFDNVTSNNSASNTIQAGTGTITADIAVTASVGAGTYYTQSPITFTVRATNNGPDAGTNLSFNAPLPAGFTFVSASGNYSNGIWTVASLASGDFTELTLVGKPNVNTSTSSTADINYTFTAARTGTFAQADNATENNTSSVNVTVKKQADIVTKMKVTSERPDGKFYHNQTIATFYMTVVNNGPDVVTNLVGRDTRTGNINPVGLSLSQGTYSYADGIWTIGTLQPGDSVTLTLRGIPNTTGRMNLGGRITGVDQYDPTVENNSTVTLLNVLPVAEVAVTNTLETVSPYNGGTATFTVKVLNNGPDAATAVKVQDVLPAGLTYVSSETSSGAYDATSGIWTLGTDLLSGASHAQTMTLTAKINGSGAFSTTASILEPATEYDQIAANNSATAGGMASKAADVVVTSVLPSGPYYATETFTLVIEATNLGPDNATLVKIAHDLTGLKQWSATPSAGGTYDLATRTWTINDLTSGDSNKATLTLVVSPLEIGFFSNSAYKTGGNEFDSNGGNTSSGNNSALASGQAEAKPSLLPVTLTIFTGKAQTQGILLNWATASEKNSAYFAVQRSTDGKIFTSIGKVTSAGNSSQLVSYQFLDTTAPTGVVYYRLHQVDFDGAFEDSKVIAVQQKAKQPATVKVNVFPNPSAANPTLNLSSLPAETFVVTIYNMNGQLVKQAKFMGGASHVLDVQQMAVGQYIIQVTNSSMSQTVKFIKQ, encoded by the coding sequence GTGAAGGTACCTAGTGCCGCCTTTACAGGTCCAATAAGAGTGACTACGCCTTCCGGAACTGCCTTGAGCGCCCCTTTCACGGTGCAGCGTACCACAAATTCCTACACGTTTACCGCTAACAATACCTTTACATATAGCCAACAGGCTTATAATGGTAACCAGATCTACTCTACGCCTACTTTCACAGACATTGACAGAGATGGCCTCATAGATTTAATCATTGGTACCTATGACGGAAACATTGAGTTACACGAGCAAAATGCGGTTAACTCAGGTACTTTTGCCATTGTAAACAAATTATTCATCCCTTCTACAGGCGTAAGAAATACCTCTCCCACCATCACAGACCTTGACGGCGATGGGTTGTTTGATATCATTGTAGGGAATGGAGACGGATTTTTAAAACACTATAAACAGAATGCCTCAAACAGCCTAGCTTTTACTCTACAAGCTGGAGACTTTTTAAATACAAGTTTTGGCAAATACGCTGCCCCAACCGTCTCTGACTTGGACGGGGATGGTTTGTTGGATTTCCTGATTGGGATGCAAGACGGTAGCTTGCAGCACTTTGAGCAGGATGCCGCCAATGGCTTGACTTTTACCAGAAGGACGGCTGCCACCGGTACCTTTAGCAACATTGACATTAACCGTACGCACGGCAATGCCCAGCCCAAAGTCTTAGATCTTGATGGGGACGGCCTGCTGGACTTGGTGATTGGCGGGTATAATGGATTCACTTATTACTTTGAGCAAACTGCCGCCAATGCCTTGACTTTTGACGGAGGCGCAACGCTGATTGGAGACATAGGTGACTTGGTAACGCCCGCTTTCACAGACATCAACGGAGATGGGCTTTTAGACTTGGCCTTAGGCGAATGGAATAGCAACATGACCTTCTATTCACAGCAGGCATCTCCGAAAGCTGATGTAGGCGTGACCCTTTCCACCTCTGGCGGTCCCTATACCGTTGGGAAGACGCTCACGTTCACCGTAATGGTGACCAACTCTGGACCTAATGCTGCCTCAGGTATTACGGTTAAAGATTTATTAGACCCTGCCAAGTTTCAAAACATCACCTCAACTGATCCTACCTATGATGCTGCAAACCGAACCTGGAATGTTGGCTCATTGGTAGCCAATGCCTCTAAGACGTTAACCATCACAGCCCAACCATTGGCCACAGGCACTATTTCCATCTTGGCCAAACAGGCCCATGCCGAAGTAGATTTGAATACTACCAATGACAGCCAAACAGCTTCTATCACAGTTGTTCCTTCTGCGGACATTGAGGTGAAAAACGTTGCCTCAAAGGCAGTGTATTACAGCGGCGAAGTGGTGGAGTTCACCATCTCTGCTAAAAACTTGGGACCAAACGTGGCCAACAACGTGGTGGTGCAAAGCAAGCTACCTACCAATCTGTACATTTCGGGTACCGTGCCGTCTGGCTATGACTCCTTGTCTGGAAACTGGACAGTAGGAACGTTGGCGTTGAATGAGACCAAAACGCTAATATTAAAAGCGAGACAAGCTGCTTCTAACCTGGGTTCTTTTACCTCTACCGCTACCCTCCTTGACAGAGGAACCAATGAAGCCGACTTGAACACCAACAACAACACATCTTCTACCACCATCACCATAAGCCCAGCTGCAGACATTGCCATCACTAATGCAGTGTCTACAACTACTCCTACCCAGGGTGCCACTTTCACTTATACCATTAAGGCTACCAATAACGGCCCGAACAACGCCTCTAATGTTGTAATATCGGGTACTGTTCCGGCTGGTCTTACTTTCTCTGGAGCTACGCCAACTTCTGGTAGTGCCACCATTGGGGCTGGTACCATTTCATGGAATGCAGGCCTCATCTTGAAAAATACAACGCAGACCTTGGTGCTGACGGCAATTTCCAATACGGTGGGCGCCATCACTTATTCTATGTCTCAGACACATACAGAGTATGACAGCAATACTGGTAACAACAGCGCCTCACAAACCATCAACGTTGCCCCTACCGCAGACATTAAGGTTGAAAACCTAGTTACTTCAACTCCGGTGGTAGCAGGAAAATACAGCAATGATGAGGTGGTTACCTACCAGGTAAACGTGACCAACAATGGACCTAGCTCCGCCACCAATGTGAAGGTGAAAGACTTGCTGCCTTCAACGTTGAAAGATATAACCTTTACTGCTCCTAGTGGGTCTACCTACTCTGCTACTTCAGGTGAGTGGTTGATCACTTCACTAACAAGCGGATCTACAACCACCCTATTGCTGAACGCCAAAGTAAAGGAAAGCGCCGTTATCAATACCTCGGCTTCATTGGTGTCTTTAGACCAGTTTGACAATGTGACCAGCAACAACAGTGCCTCCAACACTATCCAGGCTGGCACCGGCACTATCACCGCTGATATTGCGGTAACTGCATCGGTTGGGGCAGGCACCTACTATACCCAAAGCCCCATTACCTTTACGGTAAGAGCCACCAACAACGGGCCAGACGCAGGCACCAACCTAAGCTTTAACGCACCGCTGCCAGCGGGCTTCACGTTTGTGAGTGCTTCTGGCAACTATAGCAATGGCATCTGGACTGTTGCCTCTCTCGCCTCTGGAGACTTCACAGAGTTAACCTTGGTAGGCAAACCAAATGTGAATACAAGCACCAGTTCCACGGCAGATATCAACTACACTTTCACGGCTGCCCGTACCGGCACGTTTGCACAAGCAGACAACGCCACTGAGAATAACACTTCTTCTGTCAATGTGACGGTGAAGAAGCAAGCTGATATAGTGACCAAAATGAAGGTTACCAGTGAAAGACCAGATGGTAAATTCTACCACAACCAGACCATTGCCACTTTCTACATGACAGTAGTGAACAACGGGCCAGACGTGGTAACCAACTTAGTAGGAAGAGACACCCGTACGGGTAACATCAACCCTGTGGGTTTGAGCTTATCACAAGGAACCTATTCGTATGCAGACGGCATCTGGACCATTGGCACTCTGCAACCAGGAGACTCTGTCACCCTTACGTTAAGGGGTATTCCTAACACCACTGGACGCATGAACTTGGGCGGTAGAATCACTGGCGTAGACCAGTATGACCCCACTGTTGAAAACAACTCTACCGTCACCCTCCTAAACGTTTTACCCGTTGCTGAAGTAGCGGTTACCAACACCTTAGAGACCGTTTCTCCTTACAATGGCGGTACTGCCACCTTCACGGTTAAAGTGTTGAACAATGGTCCTGATGCAGCCACTGCGGTAAAGGTGCAGGATGTTTTGCCAGCGGGTTTAACCTATGTAAGTTCAGAGACTTCTTCAGGTGCTTATGATGCAACCTCTGGCATTTGGACTTTAGGCACTGACCTTTTATCTGGAGCCTCGCATGCCCAAACCATGACGTTGACTGCTAAAATCAACGGTTCTGGTGCTTTCTCTACCACAGCTTCTATCCTGGAGCCAGCCACAGAGTATGACCAGATAGCCGCTAACAATTCAGCCACGGCAGGTGGAATGGCCAGTAAAGCGGCAGACGTGGTGGTGACCAGCGTTTTACCTTCTGGTCCTTACTATGCTACAGAGACGTTTACGCTGGTGATAGAAGCAACTAACTTAGGCCCAGACAATGCCACCTTGGTGAAGATTGCTCATGATTTGACCGGCTTAAAACAATGGTCTGCGACGCCTTCGGCGGGTGGAACTTATGACTTGGCTACCAGAACCTGGACCATTAATGATTTGACTTCTGGCGATTCCAACAAAGCGACCTTAACGCTGGTGGTTTCTCCGTTAGAAATTGGCTTCTTCTCAAATTCCGCTTACAAAACTGGTGGCAATGAGTTTGATAGCAACGGCGGCAATACGTCCAGCGGCAACAACAGTGCCCTAGCCTCAGGTCAAGCAGAAGCGAAACCATCCTTGCTGCCGGTTACGCTTACTATCTTCACCGGGAAAGCGCAGACGCAAGGAATATTGTTAAATTGGGCCACGGCATCAGAAAAGAACAGTGCCTATTTTGCAGTACAAAGAAGTACAGATGGCAAAATTTTTACTAGCATCGGCAAGGTAACTTCAGCGGGCAACAGCAGTCAACTGGTGAGCTACCAGTTCTTAGATACCACTGCTCCAACGGGTGTAGTGTATTACAGACTGCATCAGGTAGATTTTGACGGAGCCTTTGAGGATAGCAAAGTAATTGCCGTCCAACAGAAAGCCAAACAACCTGCCACCGTTAAAGTAAATGTATTCCCGAACCCATCTGCGGCCAACCCAACCTTAAACCTCAGCAGCCTTCCGGCAGAAACGTTTGTAGTGACTATCTACAACATGAACGGGCAGCTGGTGAAACAAGCAAAATTCATGGGGGGGGCGTCTCATGTTTTGGATGTTCAACAAATGGCAGTTGGCCAGTACATTATTCAGGTAACCAATAGTAGCATGTCACAGACGGTGAAGTTCATCAAACAATAA